A stretch of Halichondria panicea chromosome 1, odHalPani1.1, whole genome shotgun sequence DNA encodes these proteins:
- the LOC135351084 gene encoding uncharacterized protein LOC135351084 isoform X2, which produces MKTAKMKKLMFHLGWIVLTATSVLTTQSEGADPSVSLTVEGGGSLVGEQCPGTVKILCYGINLSLLRWRYNGNIDILRSAFPSDTTAPSSVNTNNPAFVRVELLSVAQDPANLNFANFSSELVVNVSNLRTESVTNITCGDPGTSKMIPVDVEIIQQTEPESPIGMNVTALYEFGSLTDAIVSWKKLETRCPEFQTFLIYQVTLLGSGIVTVNHTSCGEVCIVNFQNFSDAIEVYRVSLFAVNAIGASELVEYPAIIVKQSSFYFTPTFLSNDCLFVCECFSNGSLDTDSCNVLYATDSMYRDPMMIVSPLNTQFEIAEITTDRVYFFEFSVSVNGTLVVRNRLTEKAISSPRFSTVVIVFLALTILLITVGTAFVICVAKQLQGVKAKIVLFMVCLFGMLSLICLIVFFIITGVQQDTCSLDWSRARDALVIVAFLFALFGNALLVCFLLVSCQQKKSGRMNLQFSKDSQTNMYSISEQTDAIAEGLTSNSKANPEKTNTASGAKDVIAPSENMESSKNKKSESKKFTVYKVVVRLEDRWYLVFRRYPEFETLFGEIKKVYPSLDKLPGKKVLKNKFDPNFIDERRIGLRDFIINLMNIPDILEFLPVREFLAINDPRSALPINDEPVDEQRVQEADRVKLGEKEDTTAKITDLDLLKVIRKGTFVKVDPVLYRAYKPIMMYILLQITYHQVYLGRHKETGAFYTIKVLQKEAISEVELTMAKRNIAIHPFLVGLHYSFQTRTKLYFLLEYVNGGKLLFHLQRQKNNAFDEPSARFYAAEITSVLGYLHSLSIIYWDLKLENILLDANGHIMLTDFGLCKEEVKFGETVKTSGTPEYLAPEVLRKQEYGYSVDWWCLGVVIYEMMYGLPPFFSEDVTQRHTNIIQKSLKLHTHICITSSAQDLLESLLQKDKNVRLGDHNDIKFHSFFKSINWDALFNKRLKPPFIPSPVKDALKLGHFGSELTAVAISDAQLHGTEGVPCVSIADDTFNVMN; this is translated from the exons ATGAAAACGGCTAAAATGAAG aaACTAATGTTTCATCTGGGCTGGATCGTACTAACTGCCACTTCAGTTTTAACAACTCAGTCTGAAG GTGCAGATCCATCAGTGTCTCTGACTGTTGAGGGAGGAGGGAGTCTGGTTGGTGAACAATGTCCTGGAACTGTCAAGATTTTGTGTTATGGAATAAATTTGTCACTTTTACGGTGGAGGTACAACGGGAACATAGATATATTAAGGTCTGCCTTTCCCTCAGATACCACAGCACCTTCTTCTGTTAATACTAATAATCCAGCGTTCGTAAGAGTGGAGCTGCTATCAGTAGCACAGGATCCAGCTAATCTAAATTTTGCTAACTTTTCATCTGAGCTTGTTGTAAACGTGTCAAATCTAAGAACAGAGAGTGTAACAAATATTACATGTGGGGATCCAGGAACTTCCAAAATGATTCCAGTGGATGTTGAGATTATACAACAAACTGAGCCTGAGAGTCCCATTGGAATGAATGTGACAGCTCTCTATGAATTTGGATCCTTGACTGATGCCATTGTCTCTTGGAAAAAGTTG GAAACACGATGTCCAGAATTTCAGACCTTCTTGATCTATCAAGTCACACTGTTGGGCTCTGGTATTGTCACAGTAAATCACACAAGCTGTGGAGAAGTGTGCATAGTCAACTTTCAGAACTTTTCCGATGCTATTGAAGTGTATAGGGTGTCACTGTTTGCTGTTAATGCCATCGGGGCAAGTGAACTTGTGGAATATCCAGCCATTATCG TGAAACAAAGCAGCTTCTACTTCACACCTACTTTCCTCTCAAACgattgtctgtttgtttgtgagtGCTTCTCAAATGGAAGTCTGGATACAGACAGTTGCAATGTGCTGTACGCAACTGACTCGATGTACAGGGATCCAATGATGATTGTTTCTCCACTCAATACGCAATTTGAAATAGCTGAAATAACTACTGACAGAGTCTATTTTTTTGAGTTCTCTGTGTCTGTGAATGGCACTCTGGTTGTTAGGAACAGGCTTACTGAAAAAGCGATATCAA GTCCGAGGTTCAGTACAGTGGTTATTGTTTTCCTTGCTCTAACCATTTTGCTTATCACTGTCGGAACAGCATTTG tTATCTGTGTTGCTAAGCAATTGCAAGGGGTTAAAGCAAAGATTGTTTTGTTTATGGTATGTCTCTTTGGAATGTTGAGCTTGATTTGTCTAATTGTTTTCTTCATTATCACTGGTGTTCAACAAG ACACATGCAGTCTGGATTGGAGCAGAGCACGTGATGCATTGGTCATTGTAGCCTTTCTGTTTGCTCTATTTGGAAATGCTCTTCTGGTCTGTTTCCTGCTTGTCTCTTGCCAACAAAAAA AGTCTGGCCGGATGAATTTGCAGTTTAGTAAAGATTCCCAGACCAACATGTatag TATCTCAGAACAAACGGACGCAATAGCTGAG gGTTTGACTAGCAATTCTAAAGCAAATCCTGAGAAGACAAATACCGCTTCAGGGGCCAAGGATGTAATAGCACCTTCAGAGAATATGGAGTCTAGTAAAAACAAGAAGAGTGAGTCTAAGAAATTCACTGTCTACAAAGTTGTGGTCAGACTTGAGGATAGGTGGTACCTTGTGTTCAGAAG GTACCCTGAATTTGAAACTCTTTTTGGCGAAATTAAAAAGGTGTACCCATCCTTGGATAAATTGCCAGGGAAGAAAGTCTTAAAGAACAAATTTGATCCGAATTTCATCGACGAACGTCGCATTGGGCTACGTGATTTCATTATCAACCTCATGAAT ATCCCCGACATCCTAGAGTTTCTCCCAGTCCGTGAATTCCTGGCCATCAACGACCCACGTTCAGCACTCCCCATCAACGACGAGCCGGTAGACGAACAGAGAGTACAAGAGGCGGACAGGGTGAAGCTTGGTGAGAAGGAGGACACCACTGCCAAGATCACTGACCTTGACCTGCTCAAAGTTATTAGGAAAGGAACCTTCGTGAAAGTAGATCCGGTCCTTTATAGAGCTTACAAACCTATTATGATGTATATCTTGCTACAAATCACCTATCACCAG GTCTACCTGGGTCGACACAAGGAAACTGGTGCTTTCTATACCATCAAAGTCCTGCAAAAGGAAGCAATCAGTGAGGTTGAACTCACAATGGCCAAGAGAAATATCGCGATCCACCCGTTTCTAGTAGGCCTACATTACTCCTTTCAGACGAGGACTAAGCTATATTTTTTGTTGGAATATGTGAACGGTGGAAAGCTGTTGTTTCATCTGCAAAGACAGAAAAATAATGCTTTCGATGAGCCCAGTGCAAG ATTCTACGCTGCTGAGATCACCTCTGTCCTCGGGTACCTACACAGTCTCAGTATTATCTATTGGGATCTCAAACTTGAAAATATTCTGCTGGATGCTAACGGGCACATCATGCTAACAGACTTTGGACTCTGCAAGGAAGAGGTCAAATTTGGAGAGACAGTAAAAACTTCTGGCACTCCCGAATATCTAGCCCCTGAGGTGCTCAGAAAGCAAGAGTATGGTTACAGTGTCGACTGGTGGTGTCTGGGCGTGGTAATCTACGAAATGATGTACGGGCTGCCACCGTTTTTTTCTGAAGATGTTACTCAAAGGCACACCAATATTATTCAGAAGTCTCTAAAACTGCACACTCACATTTGTATCACTTCCAGTGCTCAAGACCTGCTCGAAAGTTTGCTGCAAAAAGACAAAAATGTTCGATTAGGCGATCATAACGACATCAAGTTTCACTCATTTTTTAAGTCTATCAACTGGGATGCCCTGTTTAATAAGCGATTGAAGCCTCCGTTTATCCCTTCTCCGGTAAAGGATGCCCTCAAACTTGGACATTTTGGATCCGAGCTTACTGCCGTGGCTATTTCTGACGCGCAGCTACACGGGACAGAGGGTGTGCCATGTGTGAGCATTGCTGACGACACTTTTAATGTAATGAACTAG